The following are encoded together in the Scomber scombrus chromosome 7, fScoSco1.1, whole genome shotgun sequence genome:
- the LOC133983967 gene encoding uncharacterized protein LOC133983967 encodes MKTSSVLLLLVLLGTCLAYNLENVALRGKATQSQRFSGGGEVLAAAYNAIDGNREATFSAGSCSVSAKMANPWWRVDLLEKYMVTTIIITNRGDCCADKINGAEIHVTKTLHSAYSGYSGNSGYHGHSLPAYRNQRNPVVAVISRIAPGRPHIITLEKPVEGRFVTVFLPGSGKILQLCEVEVYGYRAPTDVNLAVLGKASQSSLYSYLCDPYHAIDGYHATTWAEGSCSCTKSTLSPWWQLDLGKIHKVNTVKITNTKNYPTYLNGAEIRIGNSPAQTGTNNPRCALITSIPAGFTHEFDCKGMDGRYIIIVAPGKTVYLTLCEVEVYGSRLD; translated from the exons ATGAAAACCAGTTCAGTTCTGCTGTTGCTGGTCCTCCTGGGGACATGCTTGGCTTACAACCTTG AAAATGTGGCTTTGCGTGGCAAAGCAACTCAGTCACAGCGCTTCAGTGGAGGCGGGGAAGTTCTGGCGGCTGCTTACAACGCCATTGATGGAAACCGTGAAGCTACTTTTTCTGCTGGTTCATGCAGTGTCAGTGCAAAAATGGCCAACCCCTGGTGGAGGGTGGACCTGCTGGAGAAGTACATGGTCACCACTATCATCATCACCAACAGAGGAGACTGCTGTGCAGACAAAATCAATGGGGCAGAGATTCATGTCACAAAGACGTTGCATTCTGCTTACTCTGGTTACTCTGGTAACTCAGGTTACCACGGTCACAGTCTGCCAGCATACCGTAATCAAAGAAACCCAGT ggTTGCTGTAATTTCTCGTATTGCACCAGGGAGGCCTCATATAATAACTCTTGAAAAACCTGTGGAGGGACGTTTTGTGACTGTGTTTTTACCTGGTTCAGGAAAGATACTCCAACTCTGTGAAGTGGAAGTCTATGGCTACCGTGCTCCAACTG ATGTGAACCTGGCAGTCCTCGGAAAAGCCTCACAGTCATCATTGTATTCATATCTATGCGATCCATATCATGCTATAGATGGGTATCATGCCACCACATGGGCAGAGGGCAGTTGTTCTTGTACAAAATCGACACTTAGTCCCTGGTGGCAACTGGACCTTGGCAAAATCCATAAAGTGAACACTGTCAAGATAACCAACACAAAAAATTACCCAACATATCTTAATGGAGCTGAGATCCGCATCGGAAATTCTCCTGCACAAACTGGCACCAACAATCCCCG GTGTGCTTTGATCACTAGCATCCCTGCCGGTTTTACGCACGAGTTCGACTGTAAGGGGATGGACGGTCGCTACATTATCATAGTTGCTCCTGGAAAAACTGTGTATCTGACCCTGTGTGAGGTGGAGGTGTATGGCTCTAGACTGGATTAG